The Canis lupus baileyi chromosome 11, mCanLup2.hap1, whole genome shotgun sequence genome includes a window with the following:
- the HMGA2 gene encoding high mobility group protein HMGI-C isoform X1, whose protein sequence is MSARGEGAGQPSTSAQGQPAAPAPPKRGRGRPRKQQQEPTGEPSPKRPRGRPKGSKNKSPSKAAQKKAEATGEKRPRGRPRKWMAQPQCPLTSLMEMDEAWLSVDGVEGVRVTISVLLPSPWPLLPRLAFVCSLGLGRQELDGPCAIILPILEHFHSPVLLVHFKFLAQE, encoded by the exons ATGAGCGCACGCGGCGAGGGCGCCGGGCAGCCGTCCACTTCAGCGCAGGGACAACCTGCCGCCCCGGCGCCGCCGAAGAGAGGACGCGGCCGCCCCAGGAAGCAGCAGCAA GAGCCAACCGGTGAGCCCTCTCCTAAGAGACCCAGGGGAAGACCCAAAGGCAGCAAAAACAAGAGTCCCTCCAAAGCAGCTCAAAAG aaagCAGAAGCCACTGGAGAAAAACGGCCAAGAGGCAGACCTAGGAAATGG ATGGCCCAACCTCAGTGTCCTTTAACGTCCCTAATGGAAATGGATGAAGCCTGGCTGTCAGTTGATGGCGTGGAGGGGGTGCGTGTGACCATCTCTgtgctcctccccagcccctggcccctgcTCCCGAGGCTGGCCTTCGTGTGCTCCTTAGGACTTGGTCGGCAAGAATTGGATGGGCCATGTGCCATCATACTGCCCATCCTGGAACATTTTCATTCTCCTGTGCTCTTAGTCCATTTCAAATTTCTTGCTCAGGAGTAA
- the HMGA2 gene encoding high mobility group protein HMGI-C isoform X2: MSARGEGAGQPSTSAQGQPAAPAPPKRGRGRPRKQQQEPTGEPSPKRPRGRPKGSKNKSPSKAAQKKAEATGEKRPRGRPRKWCHVTDLEKNLYCVTVSSDVTGTSSCFCLGRELIA, translated from the exons ATGAGCGCACGCGGCGAGGGCGCCGGGCAGCCGTCCACTTCAGCGCAGGGACAACCTGCCGCCCCGGCGCCGCCGAAGAGAGGACGCGGCCGCCCCAGGAAGCAGCAGCAA GAGCCAACCGGTGAGCCCTCTCCTAAGAGACCCAGGGGAAGACCCAAAGGCAGCAAAAACAAGAGTCCCTCCAAAGCAGCTCAAAAG aaagCAGAAGCCACTGGAGAAAAACGGCCAAGAGGCAGACCTAGGAAATGG TGTCATGTAACAGACCTGGAAAAAAATCTCTACTGTGTAACTGTCTCATCTGATGTGACTGGAACCAGCAGTTG tTTTTGCCTAGGAAGGGAGCTCATCGCGTAA
- the HMGA2 gene encoding high mobility group protein HMGI-C isoform X4, translating to MSARGEGAGQPSTSAQGQPAAPAPPKRGRGRPRKQQQEPTGEPSPKRPRGRPKGSKNKSPSKAAQKKAEATGEKRPRGRPRKWCHVTDLEKNLYCVTVSSDVTGTSS from the exons ATGAGCGCACGCGGCGAGGGCGCCGGGCAGCCGTCCACTTCAGCGCAGGGACAACCTGCCGCCCCGGCGCCGCCGAAGAGAGGACGCGGCCGCCCCAGGAAGCAGCAGCAA GAGCCAACCGGTGAGCCCTCTCCTAAGAGACCCAGGGGAAGACCCAAAGGCAGCAAAAACAAGAGTCCCTCCAAAGCAGCTCAAAAG aaagCAGAAGCCACTGGAGAAAAACGGCCAAGAGGCAGACCTAGGAAATGG TGTCATGTAACAGACCTGGAAAAAAATCTCTACTGTGTAACTGTCTCATCTGATGTGACTGGAACCAGCAGTTG A
- the HMGA2 gene encoding high mobility group protein HMGI-C isoform X5, giving the protein MSARGEGAGQPSTSAQGQPAAPAPPKRGRGRPRKQQQEPTGEPSPKRPRGRPKGSKNKSPSKAAQKKAEATGEKRPRGRPRKWWFLLV; this is encoded by the exons ATGAGCGCACGCGGCGAGGGCGCCGGGCAGCCGTCCACTTCAGCGCAGGGACAACCTGCCGCCCCGGCGCCGCCGAAGAGAGGACGCGGCCGCCCCAGGAAGCAGCAGCAA GAGCCAACCGGTGAGCCCTCTCCTAAGAGACCCAGGGGAAGACCCAAAGGCAGCAAAAACAAGAGTCCCTCCAAAGCAGCTCAAAAG aaagCAGAAGCCACTGGAGAAAAACGGCCAAGAGGCAGACCTAGGAAATGG tggTTCTTGCTTGTTTAA